ATATCTACTCATCCTTATTCTCTGATGTTGAATGGCAGCATGTATGGTTTCTTTAAAGGGAAGAAGGGTTTGCGGCAAGGGAACCCCCTCTCCCCCTTCTTATTTGTGCTTTGCCTGGAATATTTTTCCAGATATTTGAAGGTTGTTACAGAGAACACTAATTTTAACTTCCACTCTAAATGTGGCAAGTTGAAGATCACTCATCTAGCCTTTGCGGATGACTTGATGCTCTTGTCTAGGAGAGATCCATTATTGGTCAAGATCATTATGGAGTGTTTATCAAGTTTTGAGGCCATATCAGGGCTGCATGCTAACGCTCTTAAATTCAGTCTCTTCACTGCTGGGATTGTGGGGCAGGACCTTAAGGTCATCCAGAGGTTTACTAATTTCTCAAGAGGCCGTATGCCTTTTCGATACTTAGGCATTCCCTTGGCTGCTGAAAGGTTAAGGGTGATTCACTATGCTCCTCTTATAGATAAGATCGCTGCTTATATAAATGCCTGGACATCAGCTTCCCTCTCTTATGCAAGTCGGGCAGAGTTAATTCGTGTTGTGCTGCAGGGAGTAGCATGCTTTTAGCTTTCTATTCTTCCTATCCCAGCTACGGTTATCGATAGGGTCAATCGACTTTGTAAAAACTTCTTGTGGCAGTCTAAAGTCCCACTTGTTCCCTAAAAAGATGTATGCCTTCCTAAGAATGAAGGTGGTTTGGGCTTCAAAGACATCAAGTTCTGGAATTCAGCCTTGCTGGCCAAAGTCTTGTGTAACATTAATAAGAAAAAGGATTCGCTATGGGTTCACCGGATAAATCATGAGTACCTTAAAGATGTTTCTACATGAGACTGGTCTCCCAAGAAGGAGGAACACCCCCCCCTAATGAAGATTATTGCTATTAGAGACATTCTCTGTCATAAAGAGGGATCCATTTTTGCTGCTATTTAGAAGCTCTACGTACAGCAGGGATAAAGGAGGCAGTGTATGTATTGCTGGAGTGTATGATTATGTTCGGCATATTGCGCCTTGGAGGGTCTGGGCTCCGCATGTGTGGAATTCCTATATTACTCCTAAGCATTCGTTCATACCATGGCTGAGTGCCAAATCGAAGCTGCTCATAAAAGATAAACTGCTTTGCATGGATATTAATCCTGCTTGTGCTTTTTACTGCTGTGCAGAGGAATCTGGGCAGCATCTGTTCTTCCAGTGCTCTACCAGTTTGTCCGTTTGGAGTCAAATTAGAGCTTGGTTGGGCATCTCAAACGAATGTCATCGATTCCCAGTGCTTTGAAGTGGATATAAAAGAGGAGGCTCTTGGGACTTCTCGGCAAAGCAAAGTCAAGAAAATTACTCTTACTTGCACGGTTTACCAGCTATGGATAGCAAGGAACTGATTGATATTTGAAAGACTTAGACCAAATGTGGAcaacattttaaaaatgattaaaatatatatatacagatttttttttttttttttttgtattctaATGTTTTAGCCCATTATGAGTCTATTGTTATGGGTCATTAATTTTTcactcatatattttttaggtaTGTCCAAGATATTTATACAATTCATTAGATCCATACACATTtatttacagataaaaaaaataatatcctTCTCACAATGCtagttgtttatatataatcaaaatgttATAATTACGCTCTATATGTCATATTATTAATGTCcaaaacattaataaatttggAGTGACGGAAGATAAGACCATTTCAGAGGGTCAAAAATCAGCTGGTACTGGTAGGGCTCTTATCGAATTGAACAACAGCTAGCGCGCAGCAACAGAGTCAGGGATTTATTGTTTATCGTGTGTTATGTATTCATCTGAACTCCGCCTTTGAAATTTTGGGACTTGCGTTCCAAGCAAAATGCCAAATCATCGTCACCATCATCAAACAGTGGCATCCCCACTGTGAAGTGAATTGTCCGCGCGCCCTGGCTGGCATATATGCTCCTGCTCCTGCTCCTGCATCCTCCATCTGGGAGCATTGGgacaaacaaacaaattcaaaactTCAATCCAACCGTTGAAAATTTGGGTTCCTTTTCTATTGAGATTTAGAATGATGAGAATgttggaataaaaaaaataggaaggtggaaagataacaaaataatgataataaaaaataagcttGAAACGTGAGGTTATTAtcttaaaaagtaaatttcataacacacaataataataataataataataataataataataataatatcaaaggtgataatttccaaaatacaagCAGCTTTTCTTATACTATAATTtacaaaacaataataatactaGAATACAGGAGCAACATAGAATAAGGTGCAAAAGGGAAGATGGATAAATACTAGAAAAGGAATCTGCAAGCAGGTGGAAATCAACAGTGACGGCACGtgataaagaaaggaaaaacacaGGACGCGGAGTGAAAGATGCATACAATTCTTGTGTCAGTGTTTGGTTATTCCATCGATTCTTCATATTTATGGTTAATACCCAGAGCCAgccaacatattaaaaaaagaaagagaaaaagctCTTTACTTGAGAAGCGTCTTCTCCTTAATTCACTCAGAATTAGATTCTTCAGATACATACAACATATATACAGTCCTGGAACTTATGGCTGCGCTGCGGAGATGGAACACAGACGAAAATTCAATtcttgcagcagcagcagcagctgccggaggagttattttttttttaatatataatttgttctcACAATTTAAGATTAGATCACCAGTATCCAATTAATGCATGCCAACAAAATTCTGCTTAATTACTAATTGAACAAATTAACATCCATCCATCGATCACGTGAAACATTGCATCATCTACAGCACTTATATTTGTCTATGGTGATCACTACTGCTATATAGTATAGTTGGTCTTGGTCACTGTACATAAATGTCCCGTGAAATATAGTGTTATACTGACTTTTTCTCAGATATAAACCATTGCCATTGAACTTTTTACGCGCAAAGAATATGTCTAAAAGAAGtcacatcattttttattttatttttttacaaatgaTGAATCACCCAACGATCGAaacatatcttcttcttcttcttcttcttcttcttcttcttcttctttatttgtttttttatttattctttttaattagcCTGAAATTGAAAATTGCGAGGAAAGGAAGGAATAGACAGATGCATGGAAAAGCAAGCAGGGATGTTAAATGCCAAAAAACACGAACTTGAAAAGAAGAGCAGCAAGATTCTAAACTGCTACAACCTGTATTGGATCCTATGAAAGGAACATGACCAACAAAAGGAGAGGCAAAGTAGAAAGCCATTTTGTCAGCTCATGTATCTAAGTGAAGCAAAACAAATCTCTCAGAAACCCACACTGCATCTGCCTCTGCATCATCTGTACAACTTATAAAAGAATAGCTTtagaattaatatatatatatatatatgggttcaGACCCAAGAGATATATATTGCAGCAGaccctatatatacatatatatatatatgtatatactcagagaaaagagagagagagagagttctaTTGGCAgttccttaattaattatcaacaAAACGAGGGTCTCTCCgcatttaatttttgattcTCCATGCACATACATACATGGGACgctagatatatatttatatttggtGCGTGCATGCTCAACTGCCTGTTATCAgtaattaatttggattttaATGGATGTCTTAATGTTTGAATCTCCAAGAGAGATACTgtaagcaaaaaaagaaaataaaaagaagaaaagaatgaaaatctCCAAGAGATACTTTATGTGCTGCCCTCAAAACATTTTTCTACAAGAAGCTTGCGTGGGATGAATAATCCTTTCTCAAGCTCAAACTTGATGAATGGTAATCCCCTTCATCCATGTCCGTTTATTCAAACATCTAATGAAGATGCAAAAGAAATAGAAGTGTAATGGCTTGAACCatataaacatacatatatatatatatatatgtaaggtCTTTAGGTTCGGAAACTTGATTGACgaaatgaagaaatcaaacaaaTAGAGATAGATAGACATTGATAGCTTTTCTccatcatttatatatatataagatagaTATGGgagcttttcttttcttatgaaTTCTTGGTGGTGATTCTGATGATCGATATCGATggctttctcttcttttcttcttcatattGATCCTTTCACATGTTCTCATCACTTGTTGCTTCTAAATTTATTCTAATGAGTAGGGCACCCTTCCCaccttttgttctctctttctgTCTCCTCCAAGATGCTGCGGCTTTCAAGGATCAACCCATCTAGGGAGATTGAGTGTTTTAGTTTTAGATAAATATAGTTTTATCTCTTTGTAAATTTTTCACCCCTATTTCTATTTGCTCATAGACGGAAGGAGGCATATTATTGAACGGTGTGTAAGTGTAAACTATGTAATAATATttagttttcttatttattttccaacattAGTTTAAAAAATGGGTAAATATCATACCAAGTacgcgtgtgtgtatatatatattatagggGCAGAAGTATCCaaactaaatttatatattcattatattattattaacattAAGGGAAAAAAAGGTTACATATCTTCCAGGCTCTTTATGCTGTTCTGAGAGTGACAGGGGTACGTAGGCCCACTTTATGACAGGGTACGTAGCTGTggtagaaaaaattaaaaaaggaatCCAGAAAATAAGGGCTCCcagtaataattataataaagagGTGCAAGAGAGACGAGACTATCATCAATTGGTCAACAAGTGTGGTACCAGCAAGTCAAGATGTTGCCATCCGTAAAGGaaagataaaaagataaaaagcaGGCCATGCCATACATACAAAAATAGGCAATTTCAACTGAAGAATAACACTAGCTAGTTGCTCGTCATGTATTATGATTGCATAGTCCCTCCGCCACCGCCATTAGAGGAAAACACAAGCCCCGATAGAGTGCCAAAACAGCAAGCAAttccaagaagaaaagaagacccCTTTAGAGTTTGGTCACCAGCTAATTATGATCATATGATAATTAATCATtaatacacaaacacacacacatatatatatatcatcttctCCTGCAGCGAACAATCCCTTTGGCCTTCTCTTCATGGAACAAAATAGATTATAATAAAGCGCATCTAATTAAACACCcccatatacatatgtatatgtgcCTAGCAACATAATTAGACATCTTTTTCCATTTCCCTAGTCTTCTATGTTGTGTTCAGCAGACTAATAAATGAAGCACGGCTTTGGCCAGATAATCCAGCTGCAATTAATATGGTCTTCAGTCTGCACCCCGCACCCgcagattaattaattaatcatcaaTCAGGAATTAGCACAGCTCGGGATTAAGCAGCTTGGAAAGAAGCCCCATCCTCCCCTCTTCTGCCAACAAAAGCAAACAGGAAAAATGTAATTAAGGTCCAAAAGATAAAAAGTTAATGCGGACGCTGCTGAtatctttaatttaatcaaattccCCCTTCGAAGGACAAACTAAAGATCTGAAAACAGCCAAAAGATGTCTTCCAGCAAGCTACAACAAAAACATGTCAATCCTAAGTGCAAGTCAATGAATGATTCTGAGTATCATCACAGTTTTAACTGTGTGGCCGTCAGCGAGCTAGCATgcacatgatgatgatgatatgatgAACCAtcacatgatgatgatgattacaAAAGGCTGTCACGGGTGGGGCGGTCCCTGCATGCCGCTGTTCTGGtcaaaaacttttaatttttcttttctttttttagtttgtGATTTCCGGTTTAATTTCTTATTGTACGTCAATTAATGTAATTAGCAAAAGTTTCAAGTAGAGCAGCTCAGGCACTGACCCTTTTGGACTTGGCGTAGAGAAGTTCAGGCGAGATCTTGTAAAGATCTTCGTCAACAGCTTTGGGAGCTTTTCTTGGCTGCGGAGGTGGAGGTGGCGGTGATGCAACCGGGCTTGGTGTGTCCTTCGAATTACACACCACCCAATTAGCTTCCTTTTTAGCTTCTTTCGCTACTTGCGGCTGACGTGCTGCTTTTGCCTGCAATTGAGTTTCACAGCCACCATCATCACCATTTTGAAGCAAAAATGATTTGGTAGCTAGCtagggaaaaaaattaatctttcaGAAACCACGCAGGATCAAGAGTGCTTTTTTCAAGTTTTGGAAGATGCTGCTGGGTTTCAAATTTGAGCAACTTATAATTACATACCCTTCGGCGAGGTACAAAGATCATGGCCGGAGTCACCACATCATTCTGGTACAGGTCGCCGGCGACATACAAGTCGCGGTCTTCGGAGTAGCT
The Diospyros lotus cultivar Yz01 chromosome 12, ASM1463336v1, whole genome shotgun sequence DNA segment above includes these coding regions:
- the LOC127814071 gene encoding uncharacterized protein LOC127814071 isoform X1, whose amino-acid sequence is MDDFWRGHVPAFGSWDCNDDLPFTQCFESARQAGLLRYSYSEDRDLYVAGDLYQNDVVTPAMIFVPRRRAKAARQPQVAKEAKKEANWVVCNSKDTPSPVASPPPPPPQPRKAPKAVDEDLYKISPELLYAKSKRKRGGWGFFPSCLIPSCANS
- the LOC127814071 gene encoding uncharacterized protein LOC127814071 isoform X2, which produces MDDFWRGHVPAFGSWDCNDDLPFTQCFESARQAGLLRYSYSEDRDLYVAGDLYQNDVVTPAMIFVPRRRAKAARQPQVAKEAKKEANWVVCNSKDTPSPVASPPPPPPQPRKAPKAVDEDLYKISPELLYAKSKRRGGWGFFPSCLIPSCANS